Proteins encoded within one genomic window of Theobroma cacao cultivar B97-61/B2 chromosome 7, Criollo_cocoa_genome_V2, whole genome shotgun sequence:
- the LOC18593514 gene encoding uncharacterized protein LOC18593514, which produces MGNCLRHQSSTQWAGDDWGTSPVEDDDSGFFASETTNDTCEYKAMMNMEEKGLLRNHQKNGFTTSSATTHEVKVKITKKQLEELLGRVDVKELSVQQVLAQLINVRNQYETNQRSWRPALQSIPEVN; this is translated from the coding sequence atgggaaacTGTTTGCGGCATCAATCATCAACACAATGGGCCGGCGACGACTGGGGAACATCCCCTGTGGAGGACGACGACAGCGGGTTTTTCGCCAGTGAAACGACAAACGACACGTGTGAATATAAGGCCATGATGAACATGGAAGAAAAGGGTCTTCTCAGAAATCATCAGAAAAATGGTTTCACAACATCTTCAGCTACCACTCATGAAGTTAAAGTGAAGATAACAAAGAAGCAGCTGGAGGAGTTGTTAGGTAGGGTTGATGTTAAGGAGTTGTCAGTGCAACAAGTTCTAGCACAGTTGATCAACGTTAGAAATCAATATGAAACAAATCAACGGTCCTGGAGGCCTGCACTGCAAAGCATTCCTGAGGTGAATTGA